The DNA sequence GCGGGCGCGAGATGACGTTGCGCGAAGGCCTGGCCTACTCGAAGAACACGATCACCGCGCAAGTGATGCAGCAAGTCGGCCCCAAAAAGGTGGCCGGCTTCGCGCGCAGGGTGGGCGTCGATCAAAGCCCGCTGGAGCCGGTTCCCGCGCTGGCGCTGGGCACCAGCCCGGTCACGCTGCTGGAAATGGCGACCGCCTACGGCACCATCGCCAGCGGCGGCCAGTTGCGCCGGCCGATCCTGGTCAGCCGCATCCTCGACAAGAACGGCAAGGAGCTCGGCAGCTTCACCAGCGACGGCAAGCGCGTGCTGTCCGAAAAAATCGCCTATGACCTGACCGACATGCTGCGCGGCGTGATCAACCAGGGCACTGGACGCCCGGTCAAGTGGCAAATCGGCGCGCGCGCCGATGTCGCCGGCAAGACCGGCACCACGCAAAACAATACCGACGCCTGGTTCATGCTGATGCATCCGCGCCTGGTGACCGGCGCCTGGGTCGGCTTCAACGATGCGCGCGTGACGCTGCGCAGCAACTACTGGGGGCAGGGCGCGCACGCGGCGTTGCCGCTAGTGGGCGACTTTTACCGGCACGCGTTCCGCGCCCGCCTGATCGATGCCGGCGCCCGCTTCCCGAAACCGCCGGAGTCCTTCCTGCAATCGATGCTGAACAAGGTGAGCGGGTGGTTCGGCTGGAACCCGGCGCCGCCCGCGCCGGTGCCCGCCAAGACCAGGCCTGCGGCGCCGCAAGGCGCGCCGGCTGCCGCGCCGCCGCCGGCCGAGGCCGGGGCCGGGGCCGATGTGCGCACCGATGAAATGGAGCGCATCATGAATCAGGCCGACGACTCGGTGCAAGACGGCGCCGCGCCCGACAACGTCAACCCGGCGGTCCCCGCCGATGGCGGCCGCCAGGATGCCGCTGCGGCGGGCGGCGGGATGGAAGGCGCCGGCGCTCCTGGGAAATGAGCCGGGCTGCCATGGCATGCGGGGAGGGAAACTGGAAGTTTCCCTCCAGATGAAACCTGTATTGCATGCGATACAATGGCAGCCCGCCGGGGACCGCGTCTTCTTAAAGGACGGGGACATCCGCGCCATTTCTGATTCGGCCCATCATGCAGCAGGAAAAACGAACGGTATTAGTGGCAATACGGCCAGAGGACAAGGCACTGGCGGCCGCCATTATCGACAACGCGTACCGCGCCGTGTATTGCCACACCTATGAACAGGCGCAAGCCTGCCTGGATGAAGGCATTTACGCCGTGGTGTGCGGCGTCCATTTCGACAACGGCAAGGTGTTCGACTACCTGCGCTGCGTGCGCACCCATCCGGCGGCGCGCAACATTCCGGTATTCATTCTATTGGGCAACAGCAGCCGCTACTCGCCGTCCATCGTGCACGGCATGCGCCGGGCCGCGGAAGTGCTTGGCGTGACCGCCTTCACCGACCTGATTCGCCTGACCGACAAGGTCGGCCGGGAACAGGCGATCGCCATTCTGCGTCAGGGATTGCGCGATCCCGGCAAGTTCAAGCCTCCGGGGCAGGAACCGTTGCCGGCGAATCGGATCGACGAGCATTCCCTGGCCTAGGCCTTTATTTTTTCGAGCTGGCCCGGGCCGGCTTCAGGAAACCGGTGCCAGCGATCATGGTTACCGTTTCCGCCGCCTCGATCGCGGCCTGCTCGGTCGCGTCGATGCCCAGTTCGGCGAGCTGGCCATCGATCAGGAGCGCCGCCAGGCCGTGCACCGCCGACCAGGCGGCCAGCGTGATTTTCTCGACGCCGAAGTCATGCAGCAGCTGCCTCTCCTGGCAGCTGCGCACGGTCGCCCGCATGCTCGCGAATGCCTGGTCGCACGCCGCCTTCAGCTCCGGGAAGTCGCTCTTGTCGCTTAAGTCCGGGTGGTACATCGCCAGGAAATAGGGCTGGTGCGAGGCCGCGAACCGCACGTACGCCACGCCTTTGCGGCGAAAGCATTCCACCGGATCGTTCGAAAATTCCGTATCGATGGCGTCGAATGCCTCGCCCAGTTGCCGGAATCCGGCTTGCGCGATCGCCGCCAGCAAGGCCCGCTTGCTCGGGAAATGCCGGAATGGCGCCGCGCTGCTCACGCCCAGCGCGCCGGCCAGTTCGCGCAGCGTGAAACTGACTTCGCGCGCCGCCGCGATATGGCGGATCGCCGCCTCCAGCAGGGCATTGCGCAGGTCGCCGTGATGGTAGCCCTTGGTTGGTTTTTTCATTTCCGCATTATCGCCGGTCTGTTTCTCGCATGCATCGCCATGATGAAATGTAAGCGGCGATCACATTTCAATTGACGCCGCTCGCCGCGCGGTGCTATCGTGAGTCGATCAAATGTAATCATCGATAACATTAAACTGCGAAAGCGGGGGAAAGTCCATGCAGCAGAACACTGCCTCGTTCGACGCCATCGTCATCGGTTCCGGCATCGGCTCGCTGACCACCGCCGCCTTGCTGGCGAAAGAGCGCGGGATGCGCGTGCTGGTGCTGGAAAAGCACTTCAACCTCGGCGGCCAGACCCATGAATTCAAGCGCAAGGGCAAGTACGAATTCGACGTCGGCCTGCACTATATCGGCGGCATGGACAGGGGCAGCGGCAAGGCGGTGTTCGACTATCTCACCGAGGGGCGCCTGCTGTGGCAAAAGATGCCGGACGAGTTCGAGAAATTCGTTTACCCGGACCTGGAATTCGACGTGCCGTCCGACGGCAAGCTGTACCGCCAGCGCCTGATCGAGCGCTATCCGGCCGAACGGGCCGCCATCGAACGGTACTTCCACGACGTGAAGGCGGCGGCCACCTGGTATTCGATGGGACACCTGGGCGACGCCTTGCCCGCGGCATTGCGGCCGCTGCTGAAGCTGGCGTTCCGCTGGAAAGGCGGCCTGGCCGCGCTGACGGTCGAACAGTACCTGGAGCGGCATTTCAGCGACCCGCGGCTGAAGGCGCTGCTGGCGTCGCAATGGGGCGACTACGGCTTGCCGCCGAGCCAGGCGGCGTTCGGCATGCATGCACTGATCGTCACCCATTACTGGCGTGGCGCCTGGTATCCGGTGGGCGGCGCCAAGCAGATCGCGCGCGCCATCATCCCGGTCATCGAGCGCCTCGGCGGACAGGTCGTGTCCGGCAAGACGGTCACTGAAATCCTGGTCGAACACGGCCGCGCCACCGGCGTTCGCACCATCGCCACCCTCAAGCCCCACCGGCCGCCAGTGGACTATGCCGCGCCCATCGTCATCTCCGGCGCCGGCGCAGTCAACACCTATCTCAAGCTCGTCCCGCGCCACGTCGACATCCCGTTCCGCGACCGGCTGGCCCACCTCGCCCAACTGCAGCAGGGCACCAGCGCCATCTCGGTCTATCTCGGCCTGAAAGCGTCGCCGGCCACGCTGGGCATTCGCGGCGAGAACCACTGGGTCTATAGCGGCTACGACCACAACCGGGCGGCGGCCGACACCAGCTTCACGCAGGGCTATTACCTGTCGTTCGCGTCGCTGAAAAATCCGCAGGCCAGATCGCATACCGCCGAGATCATCACCTTCGCGAAATACGAGCGCTTCGCCCAATGGTCCGACGGCCGCTGGAAGAAGCGCGGCGACGATTACGAGCGGCTCAAGCAAGACATCGCGCAGCAGCTCATCGATCGCGTCGAACGCCGCATCCCCGGCTTTGCCGCCCTGGTCGACTATGTGGATGTCTCGACGCCGCTGACGATGGAACATTTCCAGGGCAATCCGCGCGGCGAATTCTACGGCTTGCCCGCCACGCCGGATCGCCTGTTCCAGCCCTGGACCGGCGCCAAAACGCCGGTCGGGAACCTGTACCTGACCGGGGGCGACGTCATGTCTCCCGGCGTGGTCGGCGCGATGATAGGCGGCGTGAAAGCCGCGGGCGCGATGATGGGACCGTTCGGCTTTTTCAGGCTGATGAAGACCATGGCTGAAGCGCAGCGGCGTACTGAACAGACGGGCAGGGCGCCGGCGTCCGAAACCGCGTCCGCCGGCTAGCCTTTACTGCGGTTCCAGCAGCGGCGCCACCAGCCGTTCGAGCACGCGCATCGCGTACAGCCCGGCATGCGCGGCGCGCAGTTGCCCCTGACGGTCGAACACATAGACTAGCGGCAGGCGCGTTTCGTCCAGCGGGCCGAGATCGTGTTGGCCAAGTATGGCGATCGGAAGGTCAAGATGGCGTTTTGCCACGAATTCGCGCAGCGCATTCCTGTCGATCGGGACCGATGCGGCGAGCGTGTAGACGCCGCGCGATGCATAGGCGGCGGCGAAGCGCTGCAATTCCCAGATGCACTTGCGGGATGCCAGCGATTCCGGCGACCAGACCGACACCAGCGTGATCCCGTCGCGCCCGGCCAGCGAGAACGGCGTCCCGTCGAGCATCTCGGCCTCGACGCGGTGCGACGCGGCCGGCTGCTCCGCCGCCAGCGACAAGGCAGGCAGCGCCGGCAGCAGCGCGAACAAGGCCAGAACGAGCCGGCGGTTGATTGAAGTGGGAAACATGTCCTGCGATCCGTTGTTCCGTGCGCGGGGCAAGCCTGGCGATTTGCCGTGCCCACCTCGGTTAAGGTTGAAATTTCCAATTGGAAATACTTATGACAGCTTTTCGTCGCCGGGTATTTGATTTAAGTTAGGAATTATGAGAGCTTATTTCCTATAAGAAAAACAATGCGCAGCTTGGTTTAGAGAATATTGTGGCCGCTCAAGACAATAAATCGCCAGTCCTGCTAGCGCATTTCATGGGATGATGACCAGATCCAACGCAGATTGGAACCATGAAAAACAATGGGAGAGGAGAACCATGAAATCAATCCGTCGCTTCATGCAGGGCGTCGCCGCAGTCATTCAAGCCGACCGCCATTTGTTTCAACGATTCCCCACGCTTAAGCTGGCCGCGCTCGGCATGGTGCTGCTGCCGGCGATATACGCCGTGATTTACCTGGACAGCGTCTGGGACCCGAATGCGAAAACATCCGCCTTGCCGGTCGGCCTGGTCAACCTGGACAGCGGGACGAGCTTTCGCGGGCAGGATGTCAGATTCGGCAACGACGTGGCGGCGGCGCTGGAGAAGCAGGGCCAGTTCGGCTACCAGCGCTTTTCCGACGCGGCTTCGGCGCAGCAGGCGGTGCGCGACGGGAAGCTGCATTTCACGGTGCTGATCCCGAAGGATTTCAGCCAGCATGTCGTCGCCGGCACCCAGCCGGGCGCGGCCAAGGTGGCGGTCTATGCCTCGGAAGCCAATAACTATGTCGGCGCCGGTTTGGCCAGGCGCTTTGCGCCGGAACTCGCGCAAGGCGTCAACGGCCTCATGAGCGCTAAGCGCGCCGAATTGAATGCCGCCGGTTCCCTGCAAAGCCTGGCAAAGCTGAAGGAAGCGGTAATGCGGCTGAATGTCGGCGCTTCGCTGCTGACGTTCGGCCTGGAGGGCGCGGTCAAGGGCAGCGGCGAGCTGGAAAAGGGCACCGTCACCCTGAAGGACGGCGCGCTGCAGCTGCAGGAAGGCACCAGGAAACTCAACGCCGGCGCCGGGGAACTGGTTCCGGGGATGAAGCAGCTGGGCGCTGGCCTGCGCATGATGGATGCGAAAAAGCCGTCGAATGGCGACTTGCAGGCGCTGGCCGACGGCGCGCATGGCCTGGCGGCGGGCGAGGCCGAGTTCGGCAAGAGCCTGGCGCAGTTGCAGGGCGGCGCCAGGCAGCTGGCAGGCGGCGTGCGCCAGCTCAAGGAGCGGGTGCCCGACCCGATGCTGATGCAAGCGATGGCGCCGCTCGACGCCGGTGCTGGCCAGCTGGCCGCAGGCATGGGCAAGGCCGGCGAAGGTCAGGCCAGGCTGGCTGAAGGCGCGCGCCGGCTCGATGAAAACACCGGCAAGCTGGCCGCCGGCCTGATGAAGTTCAACGAAGGCATCCACGCCATGGCTGCCAAGATGCCGGAGGACGCCAGGATCGACGCTTTTGCCGCCGGCATGAAGCAGCTCGCCGACAGCACAGGCGCATTCGCCGGCGGCGCCATGCGCCTGAACGAAGGCGCGGGCAAGCTGGCCGCCGGCCTGGTCAAGCTGAACGAGGGCGCCGCGACGCTTTCCGCTGGCTTGCAGCAAGTCGACGCAGCGCTGCCGGCGCCGGGCGCCGAGGGCGACACAGGCGCCGCCATTCCGGCCGGCGCGGTGCAGGTCGATCTGCAGGTGAGCGCGCCGGTGGCCGGGCGCGCCGCCGGATTCGCGCCCAACTTGCTGGCGGCCGCGCTGTGGATGGGCGTGGTGGCGATGGCCTTTCTGTTCCATTTCAACCGCTTGCCGGCCTCCGTGCAGCAGGCGCCGGGATTGTCGAAGGCGCTCGGCAAGCTGGCCGTGCCGGGCGTGCTGGTGCTGATGCAGGTCATCGTCGCGGTGCTGGCGCTGGTGCTCTTGCTGGAGGTGCGCATTCCCGACATGCCAGGCTTCGGCGCCACGCTGGCGGCGGCGGCTTTCGCCTATCTCGCGCTGCTGTTCGCGCTGGTCAGGGTGTTCGGCGCGGCCGGCAAGGGCGCTGCCATCCTGCTGCTGCTGGCGCAGCTGACTTCCGCGGGCGCGCTGATGCCGCTCGAACTGACCACCGGCGTCTACCACGCGGTGCAACCCTATCTGCCGATGACCGGCGTCGTCCAGGCATTGCGCGCAAGCCTGTCCGGCGCGGCGGGCGGCGCCTGGCCCAATGCGCTGGGCTTGCTGCTGCTCGAAGGCGCGATAGCGTTCCTGATCGCGGCGTTCGCCGGCAAGTGGAAGATCGTCAGGGCCGAGGATTACCGCCCGGCGCTCGACGTCGACATGGCCGGCCGCGCCGGCGCATTCCCGCAGGCGGGCGCGCTGGCGGCGACCGCCAAGTAATCACCCATCCGCCGCCCGCAGGGCTCACGCCGCATCGGCGGCGGCCCGCCTGGCGCGGCGCGCGGTCTTGACTGGGGTTTTCAACGGCAGGGGCGTGACGCTGGCGCGGGCGGGTTCTTCCGCTGCGGCGTGCGCCTTGACCGTTCTCCTTGCGGCCTTGCGCCGGGGCGCTTTCCTCTGTTCCGCCTGCAGCAGCGCCATCAGTTCCAGATGCGCCTCGCTCATGAATTTCGCCAGTTCGCGCACGTCCGGCATGGCGCGGCGGCATGCGATCAAGCCGAATTCGAGCGCGCCGTTATAGCTCATCACGGTGATGTTGAGCGCGATGCCGTGCAGCGGTATCGACAACGGGTAATAGCTCGCCATGCGCGCGCCCGCCATGTACAAGGGCGTCTGCACGCCGGGCACGTTGGAAATGAGCACGTTGGCGAGCGGCGGCACCCGGTCGGCCAGGCGCGTACGGCTGTACAGCGACGCGAACGCGCTCATCAGCCACGGCACGCCCAGGCTCGGCAGATCCGTCGGCAGCGCCGATTTGACGCGGCTGAGCGTGGACTTCAGGGAGCTGGAGGATGCAACGATCTCCAGCATGCGCTCCTTCGCGCCGGCCTGGTCCGTCGGCAGGCTGGCCAGCGCCATGCTGAACTGGTTGTTTTGCTCGGTATTGCCCTGCGCACGCAGGTTCACCGGCATCACCACCTTCAGCGGCTCGGCGGGCAGCGCGCCCCGGGCGTCGAGGTAGCGCCGCAAGGCGCCGCTGCATACGGCCAGCACGGCATCGTTGAGGCTGCCGCCGAACGCGTTTCCGACAGCCTTGGCTTCGACCAGCGGAATCCGGACGGTGGCGAAGACGCGCTGGTTGGTGATGGTGGTGTTGAGCGGCGTTCTCGGGCCCGGCTTGAGCCGGTTCGCCAGGCCGCCACGCTTGCCGCCTTTTCCGTTTTTGCCGGCTGACGGCAGCATCAGGCTGCCGACGGCCTTGGCCGTGGTCGGCAGGTATTTCACGATCTTCCAGTACTGCGTGGCGGTGTGGCGTAGCACGTTGGCGATCATGGCGCTGACGCCGGGCTGGTCCGCCGCCTTCGTGCGCTCCGGCAGTGTGGCTGCCGCGCGCGGCAGCGGGCTCGTATCGAGCACGGCGCGCGATACCGATTCCGCCCCCACGCCGTCGATCGCCGCGTGATGGACCTTGATGTAGAGCGCAACCTGGCCCGACTTCAAGCCTTCGATCACATGGAACTCCCACAGCGGCCGGCTGCGGTCGAGCAGGTGGGAATGCAGCCGCGCCGCCACCGCTTCCAGCTGCGCCATGGTGCCCGGCCGGGGCAGCATGACGCGTTGCACGTGGTAGTCGAGATCGACTTCGCCATCCTCGACCCATACCGGGTTGGCGAAATCCAGCGGCAGGTGGGCGAGTTTCTTGGTGAAGAGGTCGGCCAGGTGAATGCGGCCGGCCACATGCGCCTTCACGTCTTCATGGAAGTCGCCGCAATAGCCTGGCGGCAGATCGAACAGGTGCAGGGCGCCGATATGCATGGGCATTTCCGGCAGTTCCAGATGCAGAAATGCCGCATCCAGGCCGCTGAGTTGTTTCATTGCTTCTCCTATGGTGGACTGACTGGTCGGGAAACGCGTCAGTCTTCCACAATGAAAAAGCGGGCTTTGGACTTTCCTCAATCAAATAGGTCATGTGACCAGTAGTAGGGGCTCTAATCAAGGCGGCGCGCCTGCTCAGCGCCGCTTGAAGAATTCCCACATGACGTCGTTGGCCGAGATCGCCTGCGAGGGCGGCTCGTCGCCGCGCGCCTTCTGGCCGCCGGGCCAGGAATGGCCGCCGCTCTCGGTCACGCAGAGCTCGACTTCGGCCTGGCCCCGGCAAGGCGCATGCAGCTCGCAATAGGCGCCGTCCTTGTCGAGGATGCGGCGCGGCTTCGCGCTGCAGCCGTCCAGCTGCACCCATTTGGCCACCGTGTCGGCGACCGAGGTGAAATCGGTGACCTTCGAGGCGTCCGGCAGCCCCGGCCCCGCGCCGCCGGCAAACAGCACGTGGTTGTCATTTCTGGCGTGGATGTGCAGCACTGCTACCGGGCTTTTCGGGTTACAGCTGCGCGTGTTGTCGGTGCCGGCTACCGACGCGATGGCTCTGAACACGTCGGGCATCTCGCAGGCGAGGCGGTAGGCCATCATGCCGCCGTTGGACATGCCGGTGGCGTAGACGCGGTTGCGGTCGATGTTCATCTGGCGCGTGAGGCGATCGACCGCTTGCCGGATGAAACCGGCGTCGTCGATATTTTCATCGCGCGCGCCGCCGCAGCAGTTGCCGGCGTTCCAGGTTGCGAACTTGCCGGACCGCAGTTTGCTGAAGCCGTTGGGGAACAGGGCGACAAAGCCTTCGCGCTCGGACTTGCCGATCAAGCCGTAGCGGGCGTCATCGGCCTGGTAATCCATACTGCCGCCGCCGCCGTGCAGCGCCACCAGCAGCGGCGCGGGCGTGGCCGGATCGTACTTCGCCGGGACATGGACCCGGTACGTGCGCGTGAGCCCGCCGTGCTCCAGCTCGAAGCGGTAGTCGCCCGGCTGCGTAATCCGTTCGCCGGCGTCGGCGGCGCCCTGCTGCTGCCGTTGCAGCCGGCGCTCCTTGAGCCACTGCCGCAGCGGCCCATCCGCGGCGGACGAGGGCGGCGCCAGGGCGATGCCGCTGGCGAGCAGTGCAAGGGAGAGGGCAAGTGAGGCGTATCGTTTCATGGATGACTCCGGATGTCCAAACTGCAAAATCTTTATCTTCCCGATAAACTGCAATCTTATGCGGCGGCGCGCCGCCTCCGGTAACTATAAGAAGGAATCATGGAAAAATGATGGGAAATTTCCAGGTGTTCGATCCCGCCTTGCTCGACGGCGCAGGACTGAATCGGCAGGCGGTGTTCGATCTTGATGCGCTGCCGACGGACATCGCCGCCGCGGTCGCCGCGAGTTGCACTCCCGGCCGCTCCTATCGCCAGCTGATCCTGATCGGGCACGCCGGCAGAAAACTGTGGCAATCCGTCACCGCCGCCGGCATCGCCTCGGACGATCCGATCGACGACTTCACTGTGCGGACGGTAAGGCAATGGTTCGCCGGCAGCCTGGCGCAACACGCTTACGACATCCTTTACCCGGGCACCCAGGCGATCGGTTTGCAGCGTCTCGGCCAGCTGGCTGGATGGCACCACGCCAGCCCGTTCATGGTGGGCATCGATTCCGAGTGGGGTTCCTGGTACGCCTACCGCGCGCTGGTGGTGGCGGACACCCGCTTCGAGCCGACCAGGCCGGTGCGCGGCGTGCATCCGTGCGCGACGTGCCAGCACAGGGTATGCGTGACCAGTTGCCCGGCCGGCGCCTTGAGCGGGGAGCAATTCGACCTGGCAAAATGCGTTGCCTATCGCAAGCGCGAGGGATCGCAGTGCAGGGCCACCTGCCTGGCCAGGATCAGTTGTCCCGTTGGCAGCAGCCACCGTTATTGCGACGCACAGATCCGCCATACCTATGTCGGGTCCATGCGCGCGATTGAACGGTACTACTGACGCGCAGTAATCCCGCGAGCGCCCGCGGCATGGAGAGAGGGGCAAGGCGAGTTCCTGAAACTGCACGACCTCGGACATTGGTCAAATACCGTACGCGATGTGCGTCAACGCAGCGCGAAATTTCCGCCCCCGCATTGATCATCCCGAATCGCTCCACATAATGGTAAGTCCTCCAACCTTGATTCAAGGAGTGACTCATGAAGCCTTTTGCTCTCCTGGCGGCATCCATGGTGATCCCCGCCGTTATTGCATCCGCACAAACTCCCTCGACAACCAGCACCACGAGCACCTCGATTCCTTTCATCCCGCTCATTTCCAATGGCGGCGGCAGCACCCTGACCGGCACCACGACGCCCGGCTCGGCATGGTTCATCGACACGGCCAAGGGCCTGGTGGTGTTCTGCACCCAGACTAACACCGGCACGAGCACGACCACCAGCACGAGCGGCGCGCCAACATTCGCCTGCTCCGCGCAGGCGGTGCCGACGGCCGCCAGCAGCGGCACCTCGGGCGGCGGCACGCCGGCCACCGGAGGTTCCTCGAGCG is a window from the Noviherbaspirillum sp. UKPF54 genome containing:
- a CDS encoding wax ester/triacylglycerol synthase family O-acyltransferase; this encodes MKQLSGLDAAFLHLELPEMPMHIGALHLFDLPPGYCGDFHEDVKAHVAGRIHLADLFTKKLAHLPLDFANPVWVEDGEVDLDYHVQRVMLPRPGTMAQLEAVAARLHSHLLDRSRPLWEFHVIEGLKSGQVALYIKVHHAAIDGVGAESVSRAVLDTSPLPRAAATLPERTKAADQPGVSAMIANVLRHTATQYWKIVKYLPTTAKAVGSLMLPSAGKNGKGGKRGGLANRLKPGPRTPLNTTITNQRVFATVRIPLVEAKAVGNAFGGSLNDAVLAVCSGALRRYLDARGALPAEPLKVVMPVNLRAQGNTEQNNQFSMALASLPTDQAGAKERMLEIVASSSSLKSTLSRVKSALPTDLPSLGVPWLMSAFASLYSRTRLADRVPPLANVLISNVPGVQTPLYMAGARMASYYPLSIPLHGIALNITVMSYNGALEFGLIACRRAMPDVRELAKFMSEAHLELMALLQAEQRKAPRRKAARRTVKAHAAAEEPARASVTPLPLKTPVKTARRARRAAADAA
- a CDS encoding YhgE/Pip family protein, translated to MKSIRRFMQGVAAVIQADRHLFQRFPTLKLAALGMVLLPAIYAVIYLDSVWDPNAKTSALPVGLVNLDSGTSFRGQDVRFGNDVAAALEKQGQFGYQRFSDAASAQQAVRDGKLHFTVLIPKDFSQHVVAGTQPGAAKVAVYASEANNYVGAGLARRFAPELAQGVNGLMSAKRAELNAAGSLQSLAKLKEAVMRLNVGASLLTFGLEGAVKGSGELEKGTVTLKDGALQLQEGTRKLNAGAGELVPGMKQLGAGLRMMDAKKPSNGDLQALADGAHGLAAGEAEFGKSLAQLQGGARQLAGGVRQLKERVPDPMLMQAMAPLDAGAGQLAAGMGKAGEGQARLAEGARRLDENTGKLAAGLMKFNEGIHAMAAKMPEDARIDAFAAGMKQLADSTGAFAGGAMRLNEGAGKLAAGLVKLNEGAATLSAGLQQVDAALPAPGAEGDTGAAIPAGAVQVDLQVSAPVAGRAAGFAPNLLAAALWMGVVAMAFLFHFNRLPASVQQAPGLSKALGKLAVPGVLVLMQVIVAVLALVLLLEVRIPDMPGFGATLAAAAFAYLALLFALVRVFGAAGKGAAILLLLAQLTSAGALMPLELTTGVYHAVQPYLPMTGVVQALRASLSGAAGGAWPNALGLLLLEGAIAFLIAAFAGKWKIVRAEDYRPALDVDMAGRAGAFPQAGALAATAK
- a CDS encoding TlpA disulfide reductase family protein; this encodes MFPTSINRRLVLALFALLPALPALSLAAEQPAASHRVEAEMLDGTPFSLAGRDGITLVSVWSPESLASRKCIWELQRFAAAYASRGVYTLAASVPIDRNALREFVAKRHLDLPIAILGQHDLGPLDETRLPLVYVFDRQGQLRAAHAGLYAMRVLERLVAPLLEPQ
- a CDS encoding NAD(P)/FAD-dependent oxidoreductase translates to MQQNTASFDAIVIGSGIGSLTTAALLAKERGMRVLVLEKHFNLGGQTHEFKRKGKYEFDVGLHYIGGMDRGSGKAVFDYLTEGRLLWQKMPDEFEKFVYPDLEFDVPSDGKLYRQRLIERYPAERAAIERYFHDVKAAATWYSMGHLGDALPAALRPLLKLAFRWKGGLAALTVEQYLERHFSDPRLKALLASQWGDYGLPPSQAAFGMHALIVTHYWRGAWYPVGGAKQIARAIIPVIERLGGQVVSGKTVTEILVEHGRATGVRTIATLKPHRPPVDYAAPIVISGAGAVNTYLKLVPRHVDIPFRDRLAHLAQLQQGTSAISVYLGLKASPATLGIRGENHWVYSGYDHNRAAADTSFTQGYYLSFASLKNPQARSHTAEIITFAKYERFAQWSDGRWKKRGDDYERLKQDIAQQLIDRVERRIPGFAALVDYVDVSTPLTMEHFQGNPRGEFYGLPATPDRLFQPWTGAKTPVGNLYLTGGDVMSPGVVGAMIGGVKAAGAMMGPFGFFRLMKTMAEAQRRTEQTGRAPASETASAG
- a CDS encoding PHB depolymerase family esterase is translated as MKRYASLALSLALLASGIALAPPSSAADGPLRQWLKERRLQRQQQGAADAGERITQPGDYRFELEHGGLTRTYRVHVPAKYDPATPAPLLVALHGGGGSMDYQADDARYGLIGKSEREGFVALFPNGFSKLRSGKFATWNAGNCCGGARDENIDDAGFIRQAVDRLTRQMNIDRNRVYATGMSNGGMMAYRLACEMPDVFRAIASVAGTDNTRSCNPKSPVAVLHIHARNDNHVLFAGGAGPGLPDASKVTDFTSVADTVAKWVQLDGCSAKPRRILDKDGAYCELHAPCRGQAEVELCVTESGGHSWPGGQKARGDEPPSQAISANDVMWEFFKRR
- a CDS encoding TetR/AcrR family transcriptional regulator is translated as MKKPTKGYHHGDLRNALLEAAIRHIAAAREVSFTLRELAGALGVSSAAPFRHFPSKRALLAAIAQAGFRQLGEAFDAIDTEFSNDPVECFRRKGVAYVRFAASHQPYFLAMYHPDLSDKSDFPELKAACDQAFASMRATVRSCQERQLLHDFGVEKITLAAWSAVHGLAALLIDGQLAELGIDATEQAAIEAAETVTMIAGTGFLKPARASSKK